Proteins found in one Sorghum bicolor cultivar BTx623 chromosome 1, Sorghum_bicolor_NCBIv3, whole genome shotgun sequence genomic segment:
- the LOC8082138 gene encoding protein PAM68, chloroplastic has translation MELLPLSRPRAHAGLLTCSSTPVVLGLHSHSAAAPSRRAWPLLARRNRNGRTDEETAAEPKIITVGRAGKSRRRRNRKQQTPPKEEGDDEEDDDERDATIPEVVTNRMMRRVGASVGLPLALGVGFFPVFYYLKAVAKVDVPTWIPFGVSFVFFGAALAGVSYGIVSASWDPAREGSLLGWNEARRNWPVFWDSLRGRSPSPPRRG, from the coding sequence ATGGAGCTGCTGCCGCTCTCCCGTCCGCGCGCCCACGCAGGCCTCCTCACCTGCAGCTCCACTCCCGTCGTCCTCGGCCTCCACTCCCACTCCGCCGCTGCTCCGAGCCGGCGCGCGTGGCCGCTCCTCGCCCGCAGGAACCGGAACGGCCGGACCGACGAGGAGACCGCGGCGGAGCCCAAGATCATCACGGTCGGGCGGGCGGGGAAGAGCCGGCGGCGCCGCAACAGGAAGCAGCAGACGCCGCCGAAGGAAGAAGGAGACgacgaggaggacgacgacgagcgCGACGCGACGATCCCGGAGGTGGTGACGAACCGGATGATGCGGCGTGTGGGGGCGTCGGTGGGCCTGCCGCTGGCGCTGGGCGTGGGGTTCTTCCCGGTGTTCTACTACCTGAAGGCGGTGGCGAAGGTGGACGTGCCGACGTGGATCCCCTTCGGCGTGTCGTTCGTCTTCTTCGGCGCGGCGCTGGCCGGGGTGAGCTACGGCATCGTCTCCGCGAGCTGGGACCCCGCCCGGGAGGGATCCCTGCTGGGATGGAACGAGGCGCGCCGCAACTGGCCCGTCTTCTGGGACTCGCTCCGGGGACGCTCTCCGTCCCCGCCTCGCCGGGGCTAG